A single genomic interval of Nitrospinota bacterium harbors:
- the nadC gene encoding carboxylating nicotinate-nucleotide diphosphorylase, translated as MDWGSSLIKEIIKKALEEDIGRGDVTTDSLISPRSFCKAIIKIKDRGIIAGLPLVSLLYKELDQKVKFKPLVKDGDYLEYQEDIAVLEGPTRSIIKGERVSLNFLQRLSGIATLTKEFVRKINRTGVKILDTRKTTPNLRILEKYAVRVGGGENYRFGLFDMVMIKDNHIAAVGGIKKAIERLRKHLDKELIVVVETKNLKQVKEALSCSVDRIMLDNMSLDEMKQAVTLARGKIPLEASGNVTLDRVREIAEAGVDYISIGLLTTRFRALDMSLNII; from the coding sequence ATGGATTGGGGATCATCATTAATAAAAGAGATTATTAAAAAGGCTTTAGAAGAGGATATAGGAAGAGGTGATGTTACTACTGATTCTCTTATCTCACCCCGTTCTTTTTGTAAGGCAATCATTAAGATAAAGGATAGAGGGATTATTGCTGGTTTGCCGCTAGTTTCCTTATTATATAAAGAATTGGACCAAAAAGTTAAGTTTAAACCTCTCGTTAAAGATGGAGATTATTTAGAATATCAAGAAGACATAGCAGTATTAGAAGGACCTACAAGGAGTATTATTAAGGGTGAAAGGGTTTCCCTTAATTTTCTTCAAAGGCTTTCTGGAATAGCAACTCTAACAAAAGAATTTGTAAGAAAGATAAATAGAACAGGGGTCAAGATTCTCGATACAAGAAAAACTACCCCTAACCTAAGAATATTGGAGAAGTATGCTGTTCGTGTTGGAGGAGGCGAAAATTACAGATTTGGTCTTTTTGATATGGTAATGATTAAAGATAATCATATTGCAGCAGTTGGGGGTATTAAAAAGGCCATAGAAAGGCTTCGAAAGCATCTTGATAAAGAGTTAATAGTGGTTGTTGAAACCAAGAACTTGAAGCAGGTGAAAGAGGCGCTGTCGTGTTCTGTGGATAGGATTATGTTAGATAATATGTCTTTAGATGAAATGAAACAGGCTGTAACTTTAGCGAGAGGAAAAATACCCTTAGAGGCATCAGGAAATGTTACATTGGATAGGGTGAGAGAAATTGCAGAGGCAGGTGTAGATTATATATCAATAGGGCTTCTTACCACCCGTTTTAGAGCATTAGATATGAGTCTTAATATCATATAA
- the nadA gene encoding quinolinate synthase NadA, producing the protein MDIKFLTDEYKEISEKEIERRIINTKEKLGDSLLILGHHYQRDEVIEFADLRGDSFGLSKSAAEEKKAKFIVFCGVHFMAESAAILCGKERKVMIPDPMSGCPMANMADLEEVECSWEDIISVTGNSITPITYMNSEATIKAFCGERDGAVCTSSNASGIFRWALKKKEKIFFFPDEHLGRNTGVKIGLGLHDIIVWDPTKDLGGNSEEEIKKAKIIVWKGYCHVHSRFRVEDVKSLREKFPGIKILVHPECTYEVVKESDFDGSTGYIVKTVNSSPPDSKWGIGTEINLINRLKRKNKDKFVTPLSLSLCGTMYLINTRNLLWILDGILKGEYINEVRVPEEISLWSKKALERMLAVSQ; encoded by the coding sequence ATGGACATTAAATTTCTTACAGATGAATATAAAGAGATTTCTGAAAAGGAGATTGAAAGAAGGATCATTAATACAAAAGAAAAGCTTGGCGATTCTCTACTTATCCTTGGTCATCATTATCAGCGAGATGAGGTTATAGAATTTGCCGATCTTCGGGGAGACTCTTTTGGATTATCTAAATCAGCTGCTGAGGAAAAAAAGGCCAAATTTATTGTCTTTTGTGGGGTTCACTTCATGGCAGAAAGCGCTGCAATTCTTTGTGGTAAGGAAAGGAAGGTTATGATTCCTGATCCCATGTCTGGTTGCCCTATGGCAAATATGGCAGATCTAGAAGAGGTTGAATGTTCATGGGAAGATATTATTTCAGTAACAGGGAATTCTATCACTCCTATCACCTATATGAATTCAGAAGCCACAATAAAGGCATTTTGCGGAGAAAGAGATGGTGCAGTTTGTACATCTTCTAATGCCTCTGGAATTTTTAGATGGGCTCTTAAGAAGAAAGAAAAGATCTTTTTCTTTCCTGATGAACATCTGGGAAGAAATACTGGAGTTAAGATCGGTTTAGGACTTCATGATATTATTGTTTGGGATCCAACTAAAGATTTAGGAGGAAATTCAGAAGAGGAAATAAAAAAAGCAAAAATTATCGTTTGGAAGGGATACTGTCACGTCCATTCAAGATTTAGGGTGGAAGATGTTAAAAGCTTAAGAGAGAAATTCCCTGGAATAAAAATCCTTGTTCATCCTGAGTGTACATATGAGGTGGTCAAAGAGTCTGATTTCGACGGCTCAACAGGTTATATTGTGAAAACAGTTAATAGCTCTCCACCAGATTCAAAATGGGGAATAGGTACCGAGATTAATTTGATTAATCGCTTAAAAAGAAAGAATAAAGATAAATTTGTTACTCCCCTTTCTCTATCTCTATGCGGAACAATGTATTTAATAAATACAAGGAATCTTTTATGGATTTTGGACGGGATATTAAAAGGTGAATATATAAACGAGGTAAGGGTACCTGAAGAAATATCCTTGTGGTCGAAAAAGGCTTTAGAAAGGATGTTGGCAGTATCACAATAG